In Candidatus Desulfarcum epimagneticum, one genomic interval encodes:
- a CDS encoding conserved hypothetical protein (Evidence 4 : Unknown function but conserved in other organisms) encodes MKWSAEKVREAVRNGENSFVEFKTLPVRPESVAKELTAFSNFKGGVIFLGVSDDGAIAGANQENLEEWAMNIASDLVEPVVIPSYQEVKMDSGTVAVVEVDSGVSKPYALKKGPHRTYYIRVGSTSRIVDRDQWPRLSRPD; translated from the coding sequence ATGAAATGGTCGGCTGAAAAAGTTCGCGAGGCGGTCAGAAATGGGGAGAATTCGTTTGTCGAATTCAAAACCCTGCCGGTTCGTCCCGAGAGCGTCGCAAAGGAACTGACGGCCTTTTCCAATTTTAAGGGAGGCGTCATTTTTTTGGGCGTTTCGGATGACGGCGCCATCGCCGGGGCGAATCAGGAAAACCTTGAAGAATGGGCCATGAACATCGCCTCGGACCTGGTGGAGCCTGTGGTGATCCCTTCTTATCAGGAAGTGAAAATGGATTCCGGAACTGTGGCGGTGGTGGAGGTGGATTCGGGCGTGTCCAAACCCTATGCGCTTAAAAAAGGGCCTCACCGGACTTATTACATCCGTGTGGGCTCCACCAGCAGGATCGTGGACCGGGATCAATGGCCCCGCCTCTCCCGACCGGATTGA
- a CDS encoding hypothetical protein (Evidence 5 : Unknown function): MISPGSLPNTVTVERMKAGCRVARNQILVQTLKDYGLAEHMGMGIRNKIIKGMLEFNGKEPLFIADEYQLRVVIQK; the protein is encoded by the coding sequence GTGATCAGCCCGGGCAGTCTTCCCAACACAGTGACCGTTGAAAGAATGAAGGCGGGCTGCCGGGTGGCGCGGAATCAGATTTTGGTTCAGACTCTTAAAGATTATGGCCTGGCGGAGCATATGGGGATGGGGATACGCAACAAGATCATCAAAGGGATGCTGGAGTTCAACGGAAAGGAGCCGCTGTTTATCGCCGATGAGTATCAGCTTCGGGTTGTGATTCAAAAATGA
- a CDS encoding Glycosyltransferase family 1 protein gives MKILVNATPLKGLVTGISRYLSNLCREMERLPDTEVFYFDGFRVCEKMPAGARPHEWIRKTDRIWKLPAPMVTALRVGFLFVYERNLKRVLKKRRFDVYHDAGFFPCDLKGLDVAQAFTLHDLSLIKLKRMHTRDRALFHDLFFKRRIFKADQVITPSEYIRREFCEETGFLTSRVSAIAEACDPFFVETGGREKPGRLPPETSGEEWPEKYFLFAGTLEPRKNLSLALEALEMAKNDASLVIVGWEGWGDKSCLEKARRSLGRRIVVRGYLDDALLRALYQNALALVYPSFYEGFGLPLLEAMSLGCPVICSHTSALPEVAGDAAFFIHDLHDPRPLAGAMDRVAADDFFREKLRQKGRDRAKGFSWKKTAAQTREVFEKAMERSVS, from the coding sequence ATGAAAATACTGGTCAACGCCACGCCTTTGAAAGGCCTGGTCACAGGCATTTCAAGGTATCTTTCCAACCTCTGCCGGGAGATGGAGCGCCTCCCGGACACGGAGGTTTTTTATTTTGACGGATTTCGGGTCTGTGAAAAAATGCCGGCCGGCGCCCGGCCCCATGAATGGATCCGGAAAACGGACCGCATATGGAAACTTCCCGCTCCCATGGTCACAGCCCTGCGCGTGGGTTTTTTGTTTGTGTATGAAAGAAATTTAAAAAGGGTTTTAAAAAAGCGCCGTTTCGACGTGTATCATGACGCCGGGTTTTTTCCCTGCGATCTGAAAGGGCTTGATGTCGCCCAGGCGTTTACCCTTCATGATCTTTCTTTGATAAAGCTCAAACGCATGCACACAAGGGACAGGGCGCTGTTTCACGATCTTTTTTTTAAGCGCAGAATTTTCAAAGCCGACCAGGTGATCACCCCTTCCGAATATATCCGCCGGGAGTTTTGCGAAGAAACCGGCTTTTTGACATCCCGGGTTTCGGCCATCGCCGAGGCCTGCGATCCCTTTTTTGTCGAGACAGGCGGGAGGGAAAAACCGGGGCGTTTGCCGCCTGAGACTTCGGGGGAAGAGTGGCCGGAGAAGTATTTTTTGTTCGCCGGGACCCTGGAGCCCCGGAAAAATCTCTCCCTGGCCCTGGAGGCCCTGGAAATGGCGAAAAACGACGCGTCGCTGGTCATCGTCGGATGGGAGGGGTGGGGGGACAAATCCTGTCTTGAAAAAGCCCGGCGGTCCCTGGGTCGGCGGATCGTGGTCCGGGGATATTTGGATGACGCGCTTTTGCGGGCGCTTTACCAAAACGCCCTGGCCCTGGTGTATCCAAGCTTTTACGAGGGATTCGGTCTTCCGCTTCTGGAGGCCATGTCTTTGGGCTGTCCCGTGATCTGCTCACACACATCGGCTTTGCCCGAAGTGGCGGGGGACGCGGCTTTTTTTATCCATGACCTCCATGATCCCCGGCCGCTCGCCGGGGCCATGGATCGGGTGGCGGCGGATGATTTTTTTCGGGAAAAATTAAGACAAAAGGGCCGGGACCGGGCCAAAGGGTTCAGCTGGAAGAAAACGGCGGCCCAAACCCGGGAGGTGTTTGAAAAAGCGATGGAGAGATCGGTTTCGTGA
- a CDS encoding putative glycosyltransferase (Evidence 3 : Putative function from multiple computational evidences), producing MKPDDAKSDKDAREEIAALKKTVEERDREIAMLAEWMGAVRVDVGSVFSSFAWKIGNALIKIMAGAMGFPYREGLRERLEGVFDSFRAWRASRSKFSRDAGSPSRVFDPDSVLYGRWIQKYDILEDSAISRIRDLARNRPRGPVFSLLMHSKTAGPDQWADSLESVLAQIWPNWEVLSVCGEAGDPTVDTYAARDSRIKKISCSHHSGAARALSRLVSDAKGDFITVLTPGDEWSPDALGRVAEALEQRPGIRLIYTDHDRINGDRMDGDRRRHSPCFKPSWNPDLLASVDFIGPSAFYHRESAVALGGFSPGFSRARGYDLTWRFIEKFGWDALCHIPRPLFHQKSADGDLVRGMRKALEGHFRRLKKNVQVVDVPGGLRTIYPLPSHPPLVSLIIPIRDRADLLRTALDGLLGRTDYEPVEIIVMDNGSRDPETLAYLSEIKKDSRISVIRRPGPFNYSRLNNIGAARAAGEIIGFVNNDIEVISPGWLKEMAGHALRPEIGAVGAMLRYGDGSVQHAGVVMGLRGLADHAFRFMDKGAPNAHPRLGLIQNYSAVTAACMVMRRRVFEKAGGFNEKSLKVTFNDVDLCLRLEKMGHRILWTPFAELSHHESSTRGPDHHPKRALRLAREIRFMKSKWKKTIENDPCYSPNLTRDGYDFAPGPPVGRKSTQPTR from the coding sequence GTGAAGCCGGATGACGCAAAATCGGACAAAGACGCCCGCGAAGAGATCGCGGCGCTTAAAAAAACCGTTGAGGAGCGGGACCGGGAGATCGCCATGCTCGCGGAATGGATGGGCGCCGTCCGGGTGGATGTCGGTTCGGTTTTCAGCTCGTTTGCCTGGAAGATCGGGAACGCCTTGATTAAAATCATGGCCGGGGCCATGGGATTTCCGTACCGGGAAGGGTTGCGGGAGCGTCTTGAGGGGGTCTTCGACTCTTTCAGAGCGTGGCGGGCGAGCCGGTCAAAATTTTCCCGGGACGCCGGGTCTCCTTCCCGTGTTTTTGACCCGGATTCCGTTTTGTATGGGCGCTGGATCCAAAAATACGACATCCTGGAGGATTCCGCCATATCCCGAATCCGGGATTTGGCCCGAAACCGTCCCCGGGGCCCGGTCTTTTCCCTGCTCATGCATTCAAAAACCGCCGGCCCGGACCAATGGGCGGATTCTTTGGAATCGGTCCTGGCCCAGATCTGGCCGAACTGGGAGGTTCTGTCGGTCTGCGGGGAGGCCGGCGACCCGACCGTGGACACATACGCGGCTCGGGATTCGCGGATTAAAAAAATATCCTGTTCCCATCATTCGGGCGCGGCCCGGGCGCTGAGCCGGCTTGTTTCGGACGCCAAAGGGGATTTTATCACGGTTTTGACGCCTGGAGACGAATGGTCCCCGGACGCCCTGGGCCGGGTCGCCGAGGCGCTGGAACAGCGTCCCGGAATCCGGCTGATATACACGGACCATGACCGGATAAATGGAGACCGAATGGATGGGGACAGGCGCCGCCACAGCCCTTGTTTCAAGCCTTCCTGGAACCCGGACCTGCTGGCCTCCGTTGATTTTATCGGCCCCTCGGCCTTCTATCACCGGGAGTCCGCCGTCGCCCTGGGCGGTTTTTCCCCGGGTTTTTCCCGCGCCCGGGGCTATGACCTGACCTGGCGTTTTATTGAAAAATTCGGGTGGGACGCCCTTTGCCATATTCCCCGCCCCCTGTTTCACCAAAAGAGCGCCGACGGGGATTTGGTCCGGGGAATGCGAAAGGCCCTGGAAGGCCATTTCAGACGTTTGAAAAAAAACGTCCAAGTCGTGGATGTCCCGGGGGGCCTCAGGACCATTTATCCCCTTCCGTCTCATCCCCCCCTGGTCAGCCTCATCATCCCCATCCGGGACCGGGCGGATCTTCTGAGAACGGCCCTGGACGGTCTGCTTGGCCGGACCGATTACGAACCGGTTGAAATCATTGTCATGGACAATGGAAGCCGGGACCCCGAGACCCTGGCGTATCTTTCCGAAATCAAAAAAGACAGCCGGATTTCAGTCATTCGCCGGCCCGGCCCCTTTAATTATTCCAGGCTCAACAACATCGGCGCGGCGCGCGCCGCCGGAGAGATCATCGGTTTTGTCAACAACGACATCGAGGTCATCTCGCCGGGGTGGCTTAAGGAAATGGCCGGCCACGCGCTTCGCCCGGAAATCGGCGCCGTGGGGGCCATGCTGCGTTACGGCGACGGCTCCGTTCAGCACGCCGGCGTGGTCATGGGACTCAGAGGGCTGGCCGACCACGCCTTTCGGTTTATGGACAAAGGCGCCCCGAACGCCCACCCAAGGCTGGGGCTCATCCAGAATTATTCCGCCGTCACGGCCGCCTGCATGGTCATGCGTCGCCGGGTCTTTGAAAAGGCCGGGGGATTCAACGAAAAAAGCCTTAAAGTCACGTTCAACGATGTGGACCTTTGCCTGCGCCTGGAAAAGATGGGCCACCGAATCCTGTGGACCCCTTTCGCCGAGCTGTCTCACCATGAGTCCTCCACCCGGGGGCCGGACCATCACCCGAAAAGGGCGCTTCGCCTGGCCCGTGAAATCCGGTTTATGAAATCCAAATGGAAAAAGACCATTGAAAACGATCCCTGCTACAGTCCCAATCTCACCCGGGACGGCTATGATTTCGCCCCTGGGCCGCCGGTTGGAAGGAAATCAACCCAGCCCACCCGATAA
- a CDS encoding Transport permease protein, whose product MLLKNKSIMKFLTFISPLFTRRYLILEMAKREILSKHIGSFLGFAWTFIHPVSVIFIFWMVFGVGFKTKVEGDIPFSVWLVAGMCAWQFFSEIISDSAQCVISSAHLVKKTVFPSQVLPLVVIFKGMAAHLAFLLILLIFLSLNGMPFGLCYLQFFYYLFAASVLAMGVGWMAAGIAPFFRDLPQIVSVAMRTLFWFTPIVWNISIMPEKIKPFFYLNPVYYLVRGYRDSFITFVPFWAYPLDTAFYWAFALSALCLGAFVFKRLQPHFPDVL is encoded by the coding sequence ATGCTTCTGAAAAATAAATCCATCATGAAATTTTTGACATTCATAAGCCCTCTTTTCACCCGACGCTACCTGATCCTGGAAATGGCCAAAAGGGAAATTTTATCCAAACATATCGGCTCTTTTTTAGGCTTTGCCTGGACATTCATCCATCCCGTGAGCGTTATTTTCATATTCTGGATGGTTTTCGGCGTCGGCTTTAAAACAAAAGTGGAGGGGGATATTCCTTTTTCCGTCTGGCTGGTGGCGGGCATGTGCGCCTGGCAGTTTTTTTCCGAAATCATATCGGATTCGGCCCAGTGTGTCATATCCAGCGCCCACCTGGTCAAAAAAACCGTTTTTCCATCCCAGGTCCTGCCTCTGGTCGTGATTTTCAAGGGAATGGCGGCCCATCTGGCGTTTCTTTTGATCCTTTTGATTTTTCTGTCGCTGAATGGAATGCCGTTTGGTTTATGCTATCTCCAGTTTTTCTATTACCTTTTTGCCGCGAGCGTTCTCGCCATGGGCGTCGGGTGGATGGCTGCGGGAATCGCTCCTTTTTTCAGGGACCTTCCCCAGATTGTGAGCGTGGCCATGAGAACCCTTTTCTGGTTCACTCCCATTGTGTGGAATATTTCCATCATGCCGGAAAAAATCAAACCTTTTTTCTATTTAAACCCCGTCTATTACCTGGTCAGGGGCTACCGGGATTCCTTTATCACCTTTGTTCCCTTCTGGGCTTATCCCCTTGACACCGCGTTTTACTGGGCTTTTGCCCTGTCCGCCCTGTGCCTGGGCGCTTTTGTTTTCAAAAGGCTTCAACCCCACTTCCCGGATGTTTTGTAG
- a CDS encoding Putative teichuronic acid biosynthesis glycosyltransferase TuaH (fragment) (Evidence 3 : Putative function from multiple computational evidences), translating to MSKKIKRFYINFLAAANILKRIFLRIIFEKATPFFTREGNENQNNAKYEEVKRSLHQNNGNLIVVFPVIDWKFRWQRPQQIVSRLSKRHFTVIYIAMSLLEKGRAYENAIDAGRDVATVGLQDHIYQIYLHSEGPLNIYADMPRGDNLENIYFGLASMLEEIRPQKIYYLIHFPGWSHVAYKLQENFGGKMVFDCMDDHSGFSTNTKEAIQGEEILIQKSNIVIVTSDILKEKANGLNPAVIQIKNGTEFEHFFSPVKNGALDHLGKSLVIGYHGAISDWFDTEIIEYCAREKTEWEYVLIGDTFGCDIKNCSRLSNVHFLGEKDYKQLPGYLAYFDVCVIPFKMISLTLATDPVKFYEYLSAGKPVVTVDLPELRPYGKVCYTASNKEEFLIKLEKAIEEKDDPALIERRISMAKENSWDSRVKALFSNGVF from the coding sequence ATGTCAAAGAAGATTAAACGGTTTTATATAAATTTCCTTGCCGCCGCAAACATATTAAAGCGAATATTTTTAAGAATAATATTTGAAAAAGCGACCCCTTTTTTCACCCGGGAGGGAAATGAAAATCAAAATAACGCTAAATATGAAGAAGTCAAACGGTCTCTTCATCAAAATAATGGAAATCTGATTGTCGTCTTCCCTGTGATTGACTGGAAATTTCGCTGGCAGAGGCCGCAGCAGATTGTCAGCAGGTTGTCAAAGCGTCATTTTACAGTGATATATATCGCCATGAGTCTTCTGGAAAAAGGCCGGGCTTATGAAAACGCCATTGACGCGGGTCGGGATGTGGCAACCGTTGGACTTCAAGATCATATTTATCAAATATACCTGCATAGCGAAGGCCCTTTAAATATCTATGCGGATATGCCCAGGGGAGACAATTTAGAGAATATTTATTTTGGATTGGCCTCCATGTTAGAAGAAATTCGGCCGCAGAAAATATATTATCTCATTCACTTCCCGGGATGGAGTCATGTGGCTTATAAATTACAGGAGAATTTTGGAGGTAAAATGGTTTTTGACTGTATGGACGATCACAGCGGATTCTCAACCAATACAAAAGAAGCGATCCAAGGCGAGGAAATTCTGATTCAAAAATCCAACATAGTCATCGTCACATCGGATATCTTAAAAGAAAAAGCCAATGGCCTTAATCCCGCCGTCATCCAAATAAAAAACGGAACGGAATTTGAACATTTTTTTTCCCCTGTTAAAAATGGAGCCTTGGATCATCTGGGAAAAAGCCTCGTCATCGGTTATCACGGGGCAATATCCGACTGGTTTGATACTGAAATCATTGAATATTGCGCAAGGGAAAAAACGGAATGGGAATATGTTTTAATTGGCGATACCTTTGGTTGCGACATCAAAAATTGCAGCCGGCTAAGCAATGTCCATTTTCTGGGAGAAAAAGATTACAAACAATTGCCCGGGTATCTGGCTTATTTTGATGTGTGCGTGATTCCTTTTAAGATGATTTCCCTGACCCTTGCCACTGATCCGGTCAAATTTTATGAATATTTAAGCGCCGGGAAACCAGTTGTGACTGTGGATTTGCCTGAATTGCGCCCATATGGAAAGGTTTGTTATACGGCTTCTAATAAAGAAGAGTTTTTGATAAAATTGGAAAAAGCGATTGAGGAGAAAGATGATCCGGCTCTCATAGAAAGAAGGATCTCCATGGCAAAGGAAAACTCATGGGACAGCAGAGTCAAGGCGCTGTTTTCCAACGGCGTATTTTAA
- a CDS encoding Putative teichuronic acid biosynthesis glycosyltransferase TuaH (fragment) (Evidence 3 : Putative function from multiple computational evidences) translates to MKPLLASIVVLSFNQLEKTTRPCIESIYRHTDPEKFELIVVDNASEDGAPQYLRGLMAEHDNIKICLNKTNRGYAGGNNDGMKLAEGKYIALLNNDTLATPGWLEQLTDILAKNPGTGLLSPITNYAGNEQCVELPGITEKNYCEVARVYTHRRRNSLFETEKVGFFCVAMPSWVPERIGFLDEAFGMGLFEDDDYCLRVKNDLGLSVCVTEGCFIFHKGSSSFKKLDPARYQALFDRNRKYFCEKHNIQWRFGDIAEAFLAKLEKDIESYETGGSEKSRHIESIRVRLTHFRNAIFQLKHFETDFISMNSQGAAEAEFQGDHWRLRGKLTRRLGKIRKSIDRKLAGIFRK, encoded by the coding sequence ATGAAACCGTTATTGGCAAGCATTGTTGTGTTGAGCTTTAATCAATTAGAAAAAACAACCCGGCCATGCATCGAAAGCATCTATCGACATACCGATCCGGAAAAATTTGAGCTGATCGTTGTGGACAACGCTTCAGAGGATGGCGCCCCCCAATATCTGCGGGGATTGATGGCTGAACATGACAATATTAAAATTTGCCTGAACAAAACCAACAGGGGGTATGCGGGCGGCAATAATGACGGAATGAAGCTGGCGGAAGGGAAATATATTGCGTTGTTGAACAATGACACGCTGGCGACGCCAGGCTGGCTGGAACAGTTGACTGATATCCTGGCGAAAAATCCTGGAACAGGTTTGTTGTCGCCCATCACCAATTATGCGGGGAATGAGCAATGCGTTGAACTTCCCGGGATAACGGAAAAAAATTATTGTGAAGTGGCCCGGGTGTATACCCACCGGCGAAGAAACAGTTTGTTTGAAACGGAAAAAGTCGGATTTTTTTGTGTCGCCATGCCGTCCTGGGTGCCTGAAAGAATCGGTTTTCTTGATGAGGCTTTTGGGATGGGACTGTTTGAAGATGACGATTATTGCCTGAGGGTGAAAAATGATTTGGGGCTTTCGGTGTGCGTCACTGAAGGGTGTTTTATTTTTCATAAAGGAAGCTCGTCTTTTAAAAAACTTGACCCGGCGCGATACCAGGCTTTATTTGATCGAAATCGAAAATATTTTTGTGAAAAACACAATATCCAATGGAGGTTTGGGGATATTGCCGAAGCCTTCCTGGCTAAACTCGAGAAAGATATTGAAAGTTATGAAACCGGGGGCTCGGAAAAATCACGGCATATTGAATCCATACGCGTGCGTCTTACTCATTTCCGAAATGCGATTTTTCAATTAAAACATTTTGAAACCGATTTTATATCAATGAATTCACAAGGGGCTGCCGAGGCGGAGTTCCAAGGCGACCATTGGCGATTAAGAGGAAAACTGACTCGTCGATTGGGAAAAATTCGCAAATCCATAGACCGTAAACTTGCCGGCATCTTTAGAAAATAG